The proteins below come from a single Cervus canadensis isolate Bull #8, Minnesota chromosome 2, ASM1932006v1, whole genome shotgun sequence genomic window:
- the LOC122433391 gene encoding chromatin target of PRMT1 protein isoform X1: MAAQSAPKVVLKSTTKMSLNERFTNMLKNKQPMPVNIRASMQQQQQLASARNRRLAQQMENRPSVQAALKLKQKSLKQRLGKSNIQARLGRPIGALARGAIGGRGLPIIQRGLPRGGLRGGRATRTLLRGGMSLRGQNLLRGGRAVAPRMGLRRGGVRGRGGPGRGGLGRGAMGRGGIGGRGRGMIGRGRGGFGGRGRGRGRGRGALARPVLTKEQLDNQLDAYMSKTKGHLDAELDAYMAQTDPETND; encoded by the exons ATGGCTGCACAGTCTGCGCCGAAAGTTGTGCTAAAAAGCACCACCAAGATGTCTCTAAATGAGCG CTTTACTAATATGCTGAAGAACAAACAGCCGATGCCAGTGAATATTCGGGCTTCGatgcagcaacagcagcagctagCCAGTGCCAGAAACAGAAGACTGGCCCAGCAGATGGAGAATAGACCCTCTGTCCAGGCAGCATTAAAACTTAAGCAG AAGAGCTTAAAGCAGCGCCTGGGTAAGAGTAACATCCAGGCACGGTTAGGCCGACCCATAGGGGCCTTGGCCAGGGGAGCAATCGGAGGAAGAGGCCTGCCCATTATCCAGAGAGGCTTGCCCAGAGGAGGACTTCGTGGGGGACGTGCCACAAGAACCCTGCTTAGGGGCGGGATGTCGCTCCGAG GTCAAAACCTGCTCCGAGGTGGACGAGCCGTAGCTCCCCGAATGGGCTTAAGAAGAGGTGGTGTTCGAGGTCGTGGAGGTCCTGGGAGAGGGGGCCTAGGGCGTGGAGCTATGGGTCGTGGCGGAATCGGTGGTAGAG GTCGGGGTATGATAGGTCGGGGAAGAGGGGGCTTTGGCGGCAGAGGCCGAGGCCGTGGACGAGGGAGAGGTGCCCTTGCTCGCCCGGTACTGACCAAGGAGCAGCTGGACAACCAGTTGGATGCGTACATGTCGAAAACAAAAGGACACCTGGATGCTGAGTTGGATGCTTACATGGCTCAGACAGATCCAGAAACCAATGATTGA
- the LOC122433391 gene encoding chromatin target of PRMT1 protein isoform X3 → MAAQSAPKVVLKSTTKMSLNERFTNMLKNKQPMPVNIRASMQQQQQLASARNRRLAQQMENRPSVQAALKLKQTLYASPDSGCGRICPSCGWASGGRCHATVRTLTGSTAWLCIKSAVKYNTLPPPP, encoded by the exons ATGGCTGCACAGTCTGCGCCGAAAGTTGTGCTAAAAAGCACCACCAAGATGTCTCTAAATGAGCG CTTTACTAATATGCTGAAGAACAAACAGCCGATGCCAGTGAATATTCGGGCTTCGatgcagcaacagcagcagctagCCAGTGCCAGAAACAGAAGACTGGCCCAGCAGATGGAGAATAGACCCTCTGTCCAGGCAGCATTAAAACTTAAGCAG ACTTTATATGCAAGTCCGGACAGTGGCTGTGGAAGGATATGTCCAAGCTGTGGCTGGGCGTCTGGAGGGCGGTGCCATGCAACTGTAAGGACTTTAACTGGAAGCACTGCATGGCTGTGCATAAAATCAGCAGTTAAATATAACacccttccacccccaccctga
- the S100A1 gene encoding protein S100-A1, with translation MGSELETAMETLINVFHAHSGKEGDKYKLSKKELKELLQTELSGFLDAQKDADAVDKVMKELDENGDGEVDFQEYVVLVAALTVACNNFFWENS, from the exons ATGGGCTCTGAGCTGGAGACAGCGATGGAGACGCTCATCAATGTGTTCCACGCCCACTCGGGCAAAGAGGGCGACAAGTACAAGCTGAGCAAGAAGGAGCTGAAGGAGCTGCTGCAGACGGAGCTCTCCGGCTTCCTGGAC GCCCAGAAGGATGCAGATGCTGTGGACAAGGTGATGAAGGAGCTAGATGAGAATGGAGATGGAGAGGTGGACTTCCAGGAGTATGTGGTACTGGTGGCTGCCCTCACAGTGGCGTGCAACAACTTCTTCTGGGAGAACAGTTGA
- the LOC122433391 gene encoding chromatin target of PRMT1 protein isoform X2: MAAQSAPKVVLKSTTKMSLNERFTNMLKNKQPMPVNIRASMQQQQQLASARNRRLAQQMENRPSVQAALKLKQSLKQRLGKSNIQARLGRPIGALARGAIGGRGLPIIQRGLPRGGLRGGRATRTLLRGGMSLRGQNLLRGGRAVAPRMGLRRGGVRGRGGPGRGGLGRGAMGRGGIGGRGRGMIGRGRGGFGGRGRGRGRGRGALARPVLTKEQLDNQLDAYMSKTKGHLDAELDAYMAQTDPETND, encoded by the exons ATGGCTGCACAGTCTGCGCCGAAAGTTGTGCTAAAAAGCACCACCAAGATGTCTCTAAATGAGCG CTTTACTAATATGCTGAAGAACAAACAGCCGATGCCAGTGAATATTCGGGCTTCGatgcagcaacagcagcagctagCCAGTGCCAGAAACAGAAGACTGGCCCAGCAGATGGAGAATAGACCCTCTGTCCAGGCAGCATTAAAACTTAAGCAG AGCTTAAAGCAGCGCCTGGGTAAGAGTAACATCCAGGCACGGTTAGGCCGACCCATAGGGGCCTTGGCCAGGGGAGCAATCGGAGGAAGAGGCCTGCCCATTATCCAGAGAGGCTTGCCCAGAGGAGGACTTCGTGGGGGACGTGCCACAAGAACCCTGCTTAGGGGCGGGATGTCGCTCCGAG GTCAAAACCTGCTCCGAGGTGGACGAGCCGTAGCTCCCCGAATGGGCTTAAGAAGAGGTGGTGTTCGAGGTCGTGGAGGTCCTGGGAGAGGGGGCCTAGGGCGTGGAGCTATGGGTCGTGGCGGAATCGGTGGTAGAG GTCGGGGTATGATAGGTCGGGGAAGAGGGGGCTTTGGCGGCAGAGGCCGAGGCCGTGGACGAGGGAGAGGTGCCCTTGCTCGCCCGGTACTGACCAAGGAGCAGCTGGACAACCAGTTGGATGCGTACATGTCGAAAACAAAAGGACACCTGGATGCTGAGTTGGATGCTTACATGGCTCAGACAGATCCAGAAACCAATGATTGA